In Anaeromusa acidaminophila DSM 3853, one genomic interval encodes:
- a CDS encoding ribose-phosphate pyrophosphokinase, which translates to MVLQGSEDICLFAGNSHPELAHEMASYMGIKVGDAFVGHFNNGETQVMIDQSVRGKSVFIVQPTCGPNINDHVMELLIMVDAVKRASARSVTAVVPYYAYARQDRKTRGREPISAKLMANLLTTAGVDRVITMDLHAGQIQGFFDIPLDHLPGVPILADYLKTKNLQDLVVVSPDLGGVTRARQLADRLHAPIAIIEKRRPMPGVAEVMNLIGNIDGKNAVMVDDIVDTAGSLTEGARALQRLGAKSVLACCTHAVLSPPAVQRIKDSNIEELIITNTIPLPPEKKLDKIKVLSVAPMFGEAMIRIYKQLSVSSLFD; encoded by the coding sequence ATGGTATTGCAAGGCAGTGAAGACATTTGTTTGTTTGCGGGGAATTCCCATCCGGAGCTGGCTCATGAGATGGCCAGCTATATGGGGATTAAGGTAGGGGATGCCTTTGTCGGGCATTTTAACAATGGAGAAACGCAGGTTATGATTGACCAAAGCGTACGAGGTAAATCGGTTTTTATTGTACAACCTACTTGCGGACCCAACATTAACGATCATGTCATGGAACTGCTCATTATGGTAGATGCGGTGAAACGCGCCTCGGCTCGCTCTGTGACGGCCGTCGTGCCGTACTATGCATATGCGAGACAAGATCGCAAAACCAGAGGCCGGGAACCTATTTCGGCTAAATTGATGGCTAATTTGCTTACGACAGCCGGAGTAGATCGGGTCATTACCATGGATCTTCATGCTGGCCAAATTCAAGGGTTCTTTGATATCCCCTTGGATCATTTACCAGGTGTGCCGATTTTAGCAGACTACTTGAAAACAAAAAACCTACAGGATTTGGTAGTCGTTTCACCAGACTTGGGTGGCGTAACGAGGGCGCGCCAACTGGCGGATCGCTTGCATGCGCCGATCGCCATCATTGAAAAGCGCCGTCCGATGCCGGGCGTAGCGGAAGTAATGAATCTGATTGGCAATATTGACGGCAAAAATGCAGTCATGGTTGACGATATTGTCGATACAGCCGGCTCGCTGACGGAAGGCGCTAGAGCACTGCAGCGTTTGGGCGCTAAGTCGGTTTTGGCTTGCTGCACCCATGCCGTGCTGAGCCCCCCGGCGGTACAGCGTATTAAGGACTCTAACATTGAAGAATTAATTATTACTAATACAATTCCCTTGCCTCCGGAAAAGAAATTAGATAAAATCAAAGTATTATCGGTGGCGCCTATGTTTGGAGAGGCCATGATTCGTATTTACAAGCAGCTTTCAGTCAGTTCCTTGTTTGACTGA
- a CDS encoding polysaccharide deacetylase family protein, whose translation MDGFFWRMEDLAGWFTVLIVLGLVLEYKGWGKKRLRHGGLVLAGLACVALMGTFACTILPEADFFHTVCSQKGTSDKLVALTFDDGPDAVFTPQVLQILREYGVTATFFLLGQNVERYPELAASLVQDGHQLGNHTFRHSDLLKSSREELAEELDHTNQAIFAATGVKPTVFRPPHGFRDAAVLHAVNQRGMRIIDWSVMSWDWERINAETIARRTLEQVKPGAIILLHDGEGLSSKADRSQTIAALRRIIPELQAQGYHFVTVETLLARSGEAR comes from the coding sequence GTGGACGGTTTTTTTTGGCGTATGGAAGATTTGGCCGGTTGGTTCACTGTGCTTATTGTGCTCGGCTTGGTCTTAGAGTATAAAGGGTGGGGGAAAAAGCGGCTGCGCCATGGCGGTCTAGTGCTGGCAGGGCTGGCATGCGTCGCTCTTATGGGGACGTTCGCTTGTACTATACTGCCGGAGGCAGACTTTTTTCATACGGTTTGCTCGCAAAAAGGAACATCCGATAAATTGGTGGCGTTGACCTTTGATGATGGGCCGGATGCGGTCTTTACGCCGCAAGTGTTGCAAATTTTACGCGAATATGGCGTAACGGCGACCTTTTTTCTTTTGGGGCAAAATGTAGAGCGCTACCCGGAACTAGCGGCTTCTTTAGTCCAAGATGGGCATCAACTGGGAAATCATACGTTTCGTCATTCGGACTTGCTAAAATCCAGCCGGGAAGAGTTGGCTGAGGAGCTGGATCATACCAACCAGGCTATTTTTGCGGCTACCGGGGTCAAACCGACAGTCTTTCGCCCGCCTCATGGTTTTCGCGATGCAGCGGTTCTGCATGCCGTCAATCAACGGGGCATGCGTATTATTGATTGGTCCGTTATGAGCTGGGATTGGGAGCGAATTAATGCGGAAACTATTGCCAGGCGTACCTTGGAGCAGGTCAAGCCGGGGGCGATTATTTTGCTTCATGACGGTGAAGGCTTGAGTAGTAAGGCAGACCGCTCGCAGACCATAGCGGCGCTGCGGCGTATTATTCCGGAGCTCCAGGCGCAGGGGTATCACTTTGTGACAGTAGAAACTTTATTAGCTCGATCGGGGGAAGCGCGTTGA
- the pth gene encoding aminoacyl-tRNA hydrolase encodes MKLIVGLGNPGREYSETRHNIGWLVLDELAKRWEGNWRFKDNAEVLEARCDGEALLLVKPQTYMNLSGEAVAPLARFYKVAMEDIIVIYDDMDLPTGKLRLRMKGGSGGHRGIESLLCHLGQDAFNRVRLGIGRPPAGWAVPDYVLSRFHQEEQEELKAVLEKAADAVEGILKLGMSNAMNRFNR; translated from the coding sequence TTGAAGTTGATTGTCGGCTTGGGAAATCCAGGCAGAGAATATAGCGAAACTAGGCATAACATTGGCTGGCTGGTATTGGATGAGCTGGCTAAGCGGTGGGAAGGAAACTGGCGGTTCAAGGACAATGCAGAGGTCTTGGAAGCGCGTTGCGATGGAGAGGCGCTGCTTCTCGTTAAACCGCAGACCTATATGAACCTCAGCGGCGAGGCGGTGGCGCCTTTGGCCCGTTTTTATAAAGTGGCGATGGAAGACATCATTGTAATCTATGATGATATGGATTTGCCTACCGGAAAGCTGCGTCTGCGGATGAAGGGCGGCAGCGGCGGACATCGAGGAATTGAATCGCTCTTGTGTCATTTGGGACAGGATGCGTTCAATCGAGTTCGTCTGGGCATAGGACGTCCCCCGGCTGGCTGGGCGGTGCCGGACTATGTATTGAGCCGCTTTCACCAAGAGGAACAAGAAGAGCTAAAAGCTGTATTGGAAAAAGCGGCGGATGCTGTAGAGGGAATTTTAAAATTGGGTATGTCGAACGCCATGAATCGATTCAATCGCTAA
- a CDS encoding DJ-1/PfpI family protein, whose translation MTVKKILLLAGDCAEDYEVKVPQQALQMLGYEVVVVAPNKKVGETLQLVVHDFIGLDTYVELTGHRIPVDAALESVKAADFVGLVVPGGRAPEYVRMYPQAIAIVKEFFAQGKPVAAICHGPQLLAACEVMKGKKVTSYPACAAECRLAGASWEDAPVVTDGQLVTAQAWPNHPEWLRSFVELLGAKISI comes from the coding sequence ATGACTGTGAAAAAGATTTTACTCTTGGCGGGAGATTGTGCGGAAGATTACGAAGTAAAAGTTCCGCAGCAGGCGCTGCAAATGCTGGGGTACGAAGTGGTTGTTGTGGCTCCTAATAAAAAAGTAGGCGAAACGCTGCAATTGGTTGTACATGATTTTATCGGGCTGGATACATACGTGGAACTGACTGGCCATCGTATTCCAGTTGACGCAGCCTTGGAAAGCGTAAAGGCTGCCGATTTTGTGGGCCTCGTAGTTCCTGGAGGACGCGCTCCTGAGTATGTGCGCATGTATCCTCAGGCTATTGCCATTGTGAAAGAATTTTTTGCGCAAGGTAAGCCTGTGGCTGCCATTTGTCACGGACCGCAGCTTTTGGCGGCTTGTGAAGTGATGAAGGGTAAAAAAGTAACGTCCTATCCGGCTTGCGCCGCAGAATGTCGCTTAGCAGGCGCTTCTTGGGAAGACGCTCCGGTTGTGACGGACGGGCAGTTGGTTACCGCCCAAGCTTGGCCTAACCATCCGGAATGGCTGCGCTCTTTTGTAGAACTTTTGGGCGCTAAAATCAGCATCTAA
- a CDS encoding universal stress protein: MANKKLMLAYDGSEHSQRALDWALDLNAQLLYELEIVTVIPPFPSLFADFPTDTYALMEVNRKNGQTMLEKAAAHCQERGQTATTALLEGHIVDTLIEHASEGGFTFLISGTRGAGGFEGLLLGSVAHKLVTYSPIPVLIVK, encoded by the coding sequence ATGGCAAACAAAAAATTGATGTTAGCTTATGACGGTTCCGAACACAGCCAGCGTGCGTTAGATTGGGCGCTGGACCTCAATGCGCAATTACTGTACGAATTGGAAATCGTCACGGTAATTCCTCCATTCCCCAGCCTCTTCGCCGATTTTCCGACAGATACGTACGCGCTGATGGAGGTCAATCGTAAAAACGGCCAAACTATGCTGGAAAAAGCAGCCGCCCACTGCCAAGAACGAGGCCAAACGGCTACTACCGCTCTTTTGGAAGGACATATTGTCGATACCTTAATTGAGCATGCCAGCGAAGGCGGTTTTACCTTTTTAATCAGCGGCACCCGCGGCGCCGGCGGCTTTGAAGGCCTGCTGCTCGGCAGCGTAGCCCACAAGCTTGTGACCTATTCGCCGATCCCGGTGCTTATCGTAAAATAA